A segment of the Spodoptera frugiperda isolate SF20-4 chromosome 29, AGI-APGP_CSIRO_Sfru_2.0, whole genome shotgun sequence genome:
AGGTCCATAGTAACAACTACATTAGACAAAATTTATGAATACTGTTACTTTGTTAGaaaaatttatgtttttctagATCTAGGTTGATCGAAACTTAATCagtcatatatattttttttactttaatttgaattttatattagtcTTTAGAATTTTGTGATATAGCAGGACATGAACCTAagtattaatattgattttaatttacaaatgtgTTAGGTATTTTATGTGTATCATGGTCATATAGAGAGCTTGATATACCCAATAGTTAATTTTATGGAATTAACTACTTATAACATTCTGAATCATGAAGACAAAATATGTAGttatatataacaataatattatgttatattattttaaagacttaattaccttaataaattctaaactgtaataaatagttaagttttttgtttaatagaatAAGTACTTTAATAAAGAATGAAACTCTTTatgatatttaagtaataaacacttttttgtaacaatgttttttaatgttttataacattgctttttaactgttttatttcagtAGCAAATACCTAAAATATGTGTTGAATCAGAATTATCTTCCTAATACAAAGACaataatttcatagaaactagttagttattattataattaaatattcatcaaTAGGTATATTACTATGAccataattattgtatgttGACATCATACATATAGTATGTTAAAGCAATATAAATATAGGCCTGAGCAATAATGTAGAGGAAACCCCAtgtaattattacatacatattttaatgatgAACAACCCGGCAATTGCAGATCAAGTTACTCTGATCTATGAAATATATCTTTATTGTCTTaagtttgtaattatttttaatttttataaagtattgagtagtgtaattggtttttgtaccaaaaatctttagattttttactttatcagTAATAAGAGTAGAAATGCATTGTATGAAGCAATTGAATAGAACTAACTATCTCGTTGTATCTCGTGCTGACATGTCCACGCTGTCAAGTTATGTAGTACAAGTATGttggtaagtaaataaagattaGAATAGTTtactaataaaagaaaaaagaaataaaatagtttactaTTTTAACAAACCCTTCTTCTGCTTTTTATTtggatttaatattataactaatgtATGTATCTTCTAAAAAAAATGCTGGAAACTGGAACCAAAACCAAGAATGGAACCAGTATCATAAGTAGGTAagcaacaataataaattataaaggtcaaggtaattttattctaattgtCACAAATCTAGAACTAGTGTGGACACCAGTATCAGAGAATAattctactaatattttttttggatgAGTGAGTTCTCTAGCTATGGATCCTATTGGGCCCTATTGTCATAATGAAGGACCTTGATAATTTATATGACAGAGAATAAATCTGTTGTCATTGGTGGAGTAGTTGCCATATCATAACCCACCTGGGAGGTTACTCTTAAAACCAATTCTGATTGATTGACAatgatattgtgaaatattgtactcttgagttgcaacaccagcgcccattgcatccatggatattgaatgaactaaatggtattgagtttggtcTTATATTTTAACAGCCATGATTGGGGTTCTATAGTtttaacattgaataattattgtgattttattggattgaaattgcattgacatttaGATTGGTCTTAAGATTATATTTGATAATTTGATGGCAATTTGTTGCTGGTTTGAAGAAGAGAGATCAAACCAATGATAACATGGAAGATTAGgtgtaattttattaggtaatttTTAATGAAGGAAGATTGGTAAGTAATTCAACTATTTAAGGGGTAAGGTTTGGAAAGTACAATGTTGACTGTAAAACCATTTAGTTTAGAAATGATGAAGAAGATACGACTGTCTCTTCTTAATCATTTATTCTTCTGACCACACTCAAGAAAATTTCttgaaattatataaacaaaaaactcaAACAACAATGTTAAGGAACTACATTGCTAAAATATGATTCATGATGATAagaatactaatattttatcatatatgTAGTATCTACATCTAAATTCATTCTTGATATTACTACAGTATCCTATTGGAACCAATAGGACATAAggatgaaaacaaaataatgctcAACCTGAACATTCATAGtgatataataatttatccTAGCATGCACAAGTACTAACATACACAAGGATAAAACTAGTTTTAACTATGTGTGTATCTATGATAATAAGGCAGGTGCAACATATCATAACACTGACATAAATGACTATTttataaatgagaaaaaaaatgcTAAATTACTCTTTTTATACTCAAATGCATGAGTTACTTACTACAATAAGTACaggaaaatgaaaacaaatataagAACAGAAGTATGCTAGTATGACCACATAGGTAAGTCTGCTTCCTATAAAACCAGTAATTAATTGTGGCATTTCCTATAATTATTCAGGGGATATCACATTACTAACTAGTGTTGATCAATTTGATCATGTAGGTGAGTGAATGTCCTCAAAGTGAATCCTAACCTTACAATACAAACTATGAATACTTTAAGGTAGAATTTTCTCATGCAATCTGATAAGAATTCTGGTTCATCCATTGGTAGCCACAGTGGGGCATAGTGGGGCCCCACGGTAGCTGAGACCTGTAATGTACCTGCctaaccaatattaaaaaatataatcatttactttgATACAAACTACAGTACTAAGTACTTGTATTAACTTTTGTTAGACAAAATTAGGTAACTGGGGTAAGAATGCACATATAGTTTGCCAGTTACATATTTTTAGAATCTTGCCCCAACCTTGGCCAATGGCTGGCTACGCCCATGGGTTCATCATTAGATGATACCTATATTCAGTAGTTGATGTGTCTTAGCTGCTAAAATGGTGAAAATATTCAACAATGCATGAGgttaatgatttattaaaaatagcttTGTTAAGAAACCTAGCTGCTACCTAACTATAAGATATTCTCGTGTTGCTATGAGCTATTTTCACATGGAAACAAGTATCTATGTACAGTAATATTGATATTGACAAGAGCACATTTCTAAGGTTCACTTTTTATGATCCAGAttcttataacaataaaatatttaactattatttgttttaattaaatacctacttatttgtaAAACACATGCATTGGTATGACATTCCTAATCAaggtttatttacataattactttattaatcttaataaattatgttaatttgatAGGCACTGATAACAAAATTGCTGAATTTATATGAagttttgatgtgatttttgTTATACAAAGAGTTTTAAGGTCAGTGTTAACATGTTACTATTGTTAAAACATGCTTCTTCTGTCACTTAGGTTATTGCTATTACTGgctaattttattaacaaaaaagcCTTAGGAACTGTGTGACAAAACAATCAAGGGCTGTTATTGGGGCAAACACTTGCTTGAGTATTGAAAACAGATTGCATTTTTGTGCTAAGTATCCCATGAACCAGTGCTTGCATGCTATGGTAACTTGAAATATTAATGAGtaaataggtataggtatatatgTCTAGACCACAGAGAACCTTTGCACTGTATTCTGCTAATATTGCTCAACAAGTTCACAGATCAGGTGTGAACTTTAGTACGGAGCCATCTGACTCACCTCACTTCTTTAAACTAATAGCATCATTATCTATTTTAAAGTCATACTCCACAAGTACTGATTGACCTCATACTAATGTGGGCCATCTAAAATGAGTAGTCAAATTATTGGACAATTGGTCATGCAGGGTTATGATTTAGTTAAGCGGAACACTCAGATTGATTTATGTGGTATAGGTTCCATAGGTTCTAATTATGGGTTTTTCTAATGGGACACACACTAGTTTCCAGTTAGAATCACATTGAGCACTCACCAAGCAGAAGCAATTTGAGTTCGCGACGAGCATCTCGTTTGTCCTTTCGCAACTGCCTCTCGATTTCTTGATTTATTCGTTTTTGCTCCTTCGCCTCCTCCGACATGCAGCACTCCATGATGCCCAAGAGCGGAGTGCCGCAGTCCTTCTTCCTCTTGTGTGGAGCCTTTTCCTTCCGGCAGGCCTTTCAACCGAGGCACACCACTCCtagaaattacattattattacacTCACTGTATCACATTAACGCACGACACTAATATCACAAAACACGCACCGACGCGACAACGCGCGAACAATCATTCGAAATAAAAACGATCAAATACTAAAACCGACAATCCGGTCACTGGGTGTGGTGACTTATGATCGGTCATATACATAAACGCTTCTGTCAACTGCCGACATAAACACATCGAAATCCGTTTATATACGAGCGTGGAACCTTGCGAAGCGATCGCATAATCTTGTTAATGTAACTAGATTCAAGAAACCTATGGCTATTCCACACACGTGttattaataagattaaaaCTGTGAGCAAACAGTGGATTGATGATACCTAGGTAATCTACTGATAACTAGAACGGCCTATGTCTAGGTTACGATGTGATTTGCCAGGGCTCACTGGGTGAGTATTAACATCTTGAAGATACACTTTTCCACTTATTACGTACCCGAGAGTATATCCATAGGGCACGATCAAATAATCCACTTCAAATTATTGCACTAACCACGATTAATCACTCAAGTCATACAACGTCTGCCTCTCAATATGGCGCTCGGAGATTTTTGGGCGATGGGTGTTCTGCGCGTGCGTTGTTCGtgtattagcaaataaaaaataatagactaAAATTGGATGGAACGTTGCAAAAATTTGTaaagttgtaattttttatCAAGTCtcgataaattttatttattgaaaatgaaaatcaatCTAAATTTCATATTCGTCAAACTAGTTGACAGATTCTGTCAACTCAATTGTCACATAATTTATTTCCTTTAGTGACTAAtgtgtttaaatttaattaaaatcaaataaaattaattccctattttttcttctttatattaatatttttctagattttttacaaatttcAAGTGAGACTAAATTTGTAAATTAGCAAAGcggagatttaaaaaaatatattttgtctttGATTTCTGCCATAGAATTTTGTAACGTGATGTTATGCTGTAGTTGCCAGGACAAAATAAGACGTCGAAGAAGGAGAATTTGCtacaaaaaaaatggtattaGTACAATTTTCAATCTTGTATTTGTTGTAACTGGATCAATTTTTcatagtaattaaaatttatatttagattcgttgtttaggtttataaaaaatctgtaacTTCTGTAGATatttaacataaacataataaaatatgaatagtaTTGAAAGATGTAGTGTAATGTGTATTACTGTGAAATAAGTTATTCTTATTGTGATAACGTAGCAACACTTTCTGCTTCCAGTGTCGAGCCATGTCAAGGCCGCGGTTTTTGAATCGATTCATAATCGTTTTGAATCGATATTGCAGTTTTAAAGTGAATAATGTAGTTTTCattcgattttatttaaatgtactttaattttaattaaatacagacAGTGGGCAGCAATATTGATtgattattacatatttaccaattaaaatcgaataagtaggtacctggatacttaattttttttcctatAGCTGATTGCTTAAGCATTTATATTATGGCATAATGAGCAAATAGCACGATTTCTAGTAATGGTGCACGGAGAAGCCTTACAAACCTAACGTAATACCAACAACCTACACGGCTACCGCACAATGTCGTGTGCTTGTCCTAGACATAGAGATTAACCTTGAAAAGGGAAGTTTACACGTTATACTTACCGCGGCTGTAGGCAACTACAGTTTAAAACTgagtagtttaaaaatatttaggtaagaaatgttatttgtcgtatttttaaagtagctgttattataaaatattataacgttaaaatattaaaatattataactaaggtaatagtatataaaaaaatattggcctACCATATCCTTCTTCTTCACTTAAATTCATTTACTGCTGATTAAAGTTTTCTTCAGATTGAGCCATGTTTGGCGATTTTTTACCATTATCATCCACCTCCTTCCCGCGATCCTAATGATGCTGATGATATCATCATTAAGCACTCAGTCGGCCATCATTGGTCACTTCTCTGACTGTCATTCCTTCATCATGTTGTGTAGTAGCCTGTCTGACTGTTTTTACGCTCTCGCAAACGAGAAACATTTCAGTCCGACTTCGACTAAGTTTCGTAACTCAGCGGCATCGTGGAGTAGGTAGGTGCTCTTAATCGCCTTAGATAGTGATTGGATAGTTTATAAGAATCTAAGTATGTTAACAAAAGACGTTGACCTGTGACGAAGTTGTCTTAATTCTCAGtctctttagtttttttttacactccAAACCCAAGCACTCGGCGGATAGTAAAATTCCTATAAAACTCATGCGTAGGACCTTAAATTGGCAAAAAAACGGGCTTAGATACCTATACTTTAATTTAGTCTCGAATATCGAAATATGATTTACCATTTTCGGGTCTATTTATTTCATTGGCCGCATCACCATGACAAAATGAATAGCCGTTGACGATAGAATGCAATATGTTATGACAGTGTGCCCAGTATATACTTTCTGTGACCCGCATACGAAGTGATTTCTCGATCTGTAGTGATAATTTTAGAGGTACTTTACTTATTTGTAGTAATTAGTGTAGGTATTATTGGTTCTGATGAAACTGTCAGCAGTTGCGGATTTCAATGGATGCGAAAGAAAACACACAAAGTtataaacgaaaatatttatttaggtaaataagTTACATTCGAATAATAGGCAGATGTCTTAATATCACATTTACATTGTATCTTACCTCATAGCTTAACTAAATAgcgtaaaaatatacaaaatatttgtgttgtaTACCTAAACGTACCTTAGAACTAAGATCGAGATAAATATACATTCGTTTGTCACTTGCTTTGGCTAAGCAATATTCCTGTCTTCtttctacttaattatttttgataagtGCAAGAGAAGGACAGAAATATATGTGTAACAACAACATGTTTTAAGTCTTACGGCCTAAGTATTACGAAACAAAGTCTTATAATTAACACCAACATTAGGTAATACTTTAGTGAAGGCAACATCCTCAGGAAGGTAGAAATTGTGATAGAGTAGAATATAGTCAATACCTGTTGAAGTATCTTAGAAAATGTCAGTCCCGTTACTAGGAATCTAAAGTTTAAAGATAACAATCTAAGATGGaataacaaatgaaataaataaacagctgCAACATTTCAGGTATACCTATTAGAAGAGGGGATACATTGATCTCAAAGGAAAATGGTGCAGTTAAGACCCTTCTCACCAAATAGACCTCTCTAACTTGAAGGCATAACATTTTGACCCTGTAAAACCCTGTGCTACGATCATCCATTAGAAGtttcacaaaaaaatgttttttggtatCTACAGGCGAAAATTTCAATCCGAATAATCCTTAAAAAGCTAATGTTTACGCAGTCTTTATACTGTTGGCTAGTTCTTTGTTCGGGGGTACCCAGCCTCCAAACGCCTTCTCAAATTCCTTAGCAACAGCGATAGTTAGATGATCATTGCATTTGTTGGCGGCGATCTGAATGCCAACGGGCAGACCTTTCCTTGAAAGCCCAATCGGGCACTGAGTAACAGGCAACCCAAGTGCATTGAACATCGTGAGATATCCACAGTTGAGGAATTTGTAGTAGATCCTGTAGTGCAGATGTGCTGGAGTTGGGAACGTCGGGTGCAGGAGTACTACGTCATCGGATAGTACTTTCTGTAATCAAATCAATTCAAACGTAAGTAACAGGTAGTAAAAGTTAATCCTCACCATTAACGGTGGTAAACTTGTAAGTCTTCTTTCGTTTTATGTTAGAGTGTCAACTTACCTCAAACTCAGCCTTGATTTCGTCAAAAATGGAGAGCAGTTTCTTGTAGTAACTCTTTGGTAGTGCGTCGAAGAATTTTGTTAGTGGTCCGTAGCATACGCATATGAAATTGTGGTTGGACATGCCTATTAATGTCTTCAGGACTTCGGGCCATACTGAGACCCATTGGTCGCGTTTCTCTGGGTCCGTGTAGATGTTGCGAACGTGCTTGATGTTCAATAGAATTCTGATGCTCGTTTCCCACATGTGTTCTATGTGTTTGATTTTCAGCTGTAAGTACAATAAGAAGTTATCAGAATTGAAAGCTaccttaaaataagtaaatggtTTGTTGAGCCACATCGTCGTAAGTCTGGTTTggatatactttttaaatattcaacttGGTTCGATTATCAATACATACCGGTTTAACTTCAATGTTATAGGTTTTCTTAATATGATCTTTGGCTTTCTCCATTGCTTGTCTGACATCAGGACCGATGGGATCGGTCACATTGCTGCCATCACCATCCATGTAGTAGAACTTCAGTTTTGAAATATCAACCTGGGGAAAAAGTggaattggattttttataaaaactatattatgaCGGAACATTCACTGTGAGTTTCAGGTGAAAGGAGCATGCACGGCAGTACCCGTATATGGCATTTATTACTTTTGCAACTGCTTTTTTTTAGATagtatatttcttaaaaatatacgaaaCTTACCGGTTTGTCGAAGGGCACCTCCGGTCCACCAGGTTGCCTCAACACCTTTAAGAGTAAAGTTAGGTCTTCTGCGTAGCGCGCGATAGGTCCAAGTGTAAAGTATTCTTCGAAGTCAGGATCTAAGCAGTCTGGTATGTGACCTGGAATTAAAGAAACAGGTGGTAGCCATTATCTACTAATAATAACAACAGGGTAATCGGCTagcgaaaattataaaatattaacaataagtGTCATACGCGTTATTTTAGAATGGCTCTTTGAAAATTAGGATTAAATGAAATTGGACTGATATAAgcttaataagtaggtatgctTGCCACAATCATTAAGTCTGCGACTGAATACCTGAATTATAAGTTCCCTTCGTAGTTCGAATCTTGAATTTTGTAGCTACCTATAGTTAATATGAAAGTTATCATTTACCTTCAACGGAGAGGAGTCTGGGGGTAGGTTTGTGTCCAAATATTCCAGTGAACATGGGCGGCAGTCGGAGAGATCCAGCAATGTCTGATCCAACACCGATCACAGATCCTGCTGCTGAGATCAACGCCGACtgaaaaaaagaagaaattgaTGATGTAAATGATGCAGCTAGATGGTCATAGACAGATAAATGGACCTAGtaagattt
Coding sequences within it:
- the LOC118268523 gene encoding fatty-acid amide hydrolase 2-B isoform X2; protein product: MMNAFMRRFLRFMVSLLAIIVVPLTFLLNLRRNKKCPPPMNPLLFKSATQLAEMIRTRQVTSEQVVEAYIERCKEANPYLNAIVEPRYDAALREARGIDKMITSTDRTPEDLEKEYPLLGVPMTVKESIAVEGMSNDCGTVYPYRNPAKRDAAVIRLARAAGAIPIAVTNTPQLCMNWETYNNVIGITTNPYDQKRTTGGSSGGESALISAAGSVIGVGSDIAGSLRLPPMFTGIFGHKPTPRLLSVEGHIPDCLDPDFEEYFTLGPIARYAEDLTLLLKVLRQPGGPEVPFDKPVDISKLKFYYMDGDGSNVTDPIGPDVRQAMEKAKDHIKKTYNIEVKPLKIKHIEHMWETSIRILLNIKHVRNIYTDPEKRDQWVSVWPEVLKTLIGMSNHNFICVCYGPLTKFFDALPKSYYKKLLSIFDEIKAEFEKVLSDDVVLLHPTFPTPAHLHYRIYYKFLNCGYLTMFNALGLPVTQCPIGLSRKGLPVGIQIAANKCNDHLTIAVAKEFEKAFGGWVPPNKELANSIKTA
- the LOC118268523 gene encoding fatty-acid amide hydrolase 2-B isoform X1, whose amino-acid sequence is MIASIISLYISSFNAAVNFFTRLVLILLTACVYHGFVLAEVFLNHYSVFSPYLAKPAGGVLCVVTDVLSYFVRICAVQTIMMNAFMRRFLRFMVSLLAIIVVPLTFLLNLRRNKKCPPPMNPLLFKSATQLAEMIRTRQVTSEQVVEAYIERCKEANPYLNAIVEPRYDAALREARGIDKMITSTDRTPEDLEKEYPLLGVPMTVKESIAVEGMSNDCGTVYPYRNPAKRDAAVIRLARAAGAIPIAVTNTPQLCMNWETYNNVIGITTNPYDQKRTTGGSSGGESALISAAGSVIGVGSDIAGSLRLPPMFTGIFGHKPTPRLLSVEGHIPDCLDPDFEEYFTLGPIARYAEDLTLLLKVLRQPGGPEVPFDKPVDISKLKFYYMDGDGSNVTDPIGPDVRQAMEKAKDHIKKTYNIEVKPLKIKHIEHMWETSIRILLNIKHVRNIYTDPEKRDQWVSVWPEVLKTLIGMSNHNFICVCYGPLTKFFDALPKSYYKKLLSIFDEIKAEFEKVLSDDVVLLHPTFPTPAHLHYRIYYKFLNCGYLTMFNALGLPVTQCPIGLSRKGLPVGIQIAANKCNDHLTIAVAKEFEKAFGGWVPPNKELANSIKTA